From one Thalassobaculum sp. OXR-137 genomic stretch:
- a CDS encoding methylated-DNA--[protein]-cysteine S-methyltransferase, whose amino-acid sequence MLASDLDTPVGRLRAVSDGEALVRVTWIPHAGTVPPEGDAVSRETVRQLAAYFAGELTVFDLPLRFQGGSAFERDVWQAMRAIPYGETWTYGDLAERIGGVARAVGGACGRNPIPVVVPCHRVVGASGKLVGFSGGDGVESKRQLLDLERGQASLF is encoded by the coding sequence ATGCTTGCCAGCGATCTCGACACCCCCGTGGGCCGCCTGCGTGCCGTGAGCGACGGCGAGGCCCTGGTCCGCGTCACCTGGATCCCCCACGCCGGCACCGTCCCTCCCGAGGGCGACGCCGTTTCACGTGAAACGGTGCGCCAGCTCGCCGCCTATTTCGCCGGCGAGCTGACCGTGTTCGATCTGCCCCTGCGCTTCCAGGGCGGTTCCGCCTTCGAACGGGACGTGTGGCAGGCCATGCGCGCGATCCCCTATGGGGAGACCTGGACCTACGGCGATCTGGCCGAGCGCATCGGCGGGGTCGCCCGCGCCGTCGGCGGCGCCTGCGGCCGCAATCCGATCCCCGTCGTCGTTCCCTGTCACCGGGTGGTCGGCGCCAGCGGAAAGCTGGTCGGCTTCTCCGGCGGCGATGGGGTCGAAAGCAAGCGCCAGCTCCTGGATCTGGAGCGCGGACAGGCGTCCCTGTTCTGA
- a CDS encoding Tim44/TimA family putative adaptor protein, giving the protein MGSGFPLFEIILYAMIAGFLILKLRSVLGRRTGHEKQRPDPFSAPEAANESAQDNIISLPDRATVPDADDLDERDPLTATLMRIKLADQDFDDKDFVVGARGAFEMIVQAYAAGDVDTLKTLISGPLYGGFVQAIEEREQANETQETTIVSFRSTEITGAELEGHEARVTVEFVTEQVKVTRDADGKVVDGDPDKIEVLTDIWTFERDTRSSDPNWELVAARVPEE; this is encoded by the coding sequence ATGGGATCCGGTTTTCCACTCTTCGAAATCATCCTCTATGCGATGATCGCAGGGTTTCTGATTTTGAAACTCCGCAGCGTGCTCGGTCGGCGGACCGGTCACGAGAAGCAGCGACCCGATCCGTTCAGTGCGCCCGAAGCGGCCAATGAGAGCGCGCAGGACAACATCATCTCCCTACCGGACCGGGCGACAGTGCCCGATGCCGACGATCTGGATGAGCGCGATCCCCTGACCGCTACGCTGATGCGGATCAAGCTGGCCGACCAGGATTTCGACGACAAGGACTTCGTCGTCGGTGCCCGCGGCGCCTTCGAGATGATCGTCCAGGCATATGCGGCCGGCGACGTGGACACCCTGAAGACGCTGATTTCCGGCCCGCTCTATGGCGGCTTCGTCCAGGCGATCGAAGAGCGCGAGCAGGCGAACGAGACCCAGGAGACCACCATCGTCAGCTTCCGCTCCACCGAGATCACCGGGGCGGAGCTGGAGGGCCATGAGGCCCGGGTGACGGTCGAATTCGTCACCGAGCAGGTGAAGGTCACCCGTGATGCCGACGGTAAGGTGGTCGACGGCGATCCCGACAAGATCGAGGTCCTTACCGATATCTGGACCTTCGAGCGGGATACCCGGTCCAGCGATCCGAATTGGGAACTGGTCGCCGCCCGTGTCCCCGAAGAATAA
- the mnmE gene encoding tRNA uridine-5-carboxymethylaminomethyl(34) synthesis GTPase MnmE, which yields MEQDTIFAPATAPGRAALAIVRISGPHAFEALRDLAGNVPPARRVSLRVLQDSSRNEVLDEAMVAAFPGPASATGEDLVELYLHGGRAVLAAVCGRLGALPGLRLADPGEFTRRAFLNDRIDLTRAEGILDLVDAETDAQRRQAIAQATGGLEAALDGWREVLVAAMARLEAFIDFPDEDLPETLQQQIRDSLSSLEAEMDAALVDGSRAERIREGLRIAIVGVPNAGKSSLLNWLAKRDVAIVSATAGTTRDVLEVHLDIDGYAATVADTAGLRETPDEIEAEGVRRALARAEAADLTLVLADAGEGEAGRAAMQRYLAEDTALAVATKIDLIDGLVPEPWIGLSTRTGAGTQAFMAALAAALAERMDRVGSVALNRARHREAVAVSRDAVRRCREGLASGVPLEIAAEDLRLAAASLGRVLGRVDVEEILDRIFGEFCLGK from the coding sequence GTGGAGCAGGATACCATCTTCGCTCCGGCGACCGCGCCCGGCCGGGCGGCGCTGGCGATCGTACGGATCTCCGGTCCGCACGCCTTCGAGGCCCTGCGCGACCTCGCGGGCAATGTGCCGCCGGCGCGCCGGGTTTCGCTGCGAGTCCTGCAGGATTCCAGCAGGAACGAGGTGTTGGACGAGGCGATGGTCGCGGCCTTTCCGGGGCCTGCCAGTGCGACGGGCGAGGATCTGGTCGAGCTCTATCTGCATGGCGGGCGGGCGGTGCTGGCGGCAGTCTGCGGCCGACTGGGCGCGCTGCCGGGATTGCGCCTCGCCGATCCGGGCGAGTTCACCCGCCGGGCCTTTCTGAACGACCGGATCGACCTGACCCGGGCCGAAGGCATTCTCGATCTGGTCGATGCGGAGACCGACGCGCAGCGGCGCCAGGCGATCGCCCAGGCGACGGGCGGTCTGGAGGCGGCCCTGGACGGTTGGCGGGAGGTTCTGGTCGCCGCCATGGCCCGGCTGGAGGCCTTCATCGATTTTCCGGACGAGGATCTGCCCGAAACCCTGCAGCAGCAGATCCGCGACTCGCTCTCCTCTCTGGAAGCGGAGATGGACGCAGCTCTGGTCGATGGTAGTCGGGCCGAACGGATCCGTGAGGGGCTCCGAATCGCCATCGTGGGAGTGCCGAATGCGGGCAAGTCTTCCCTTCTTAACTGGTTGGCAAAACGTGATGTTGCGATCGTCAGCGCGACCGCCGGCACGACCCGTGACGTGTTGGAGGTTCACCTCGATATCGACGGGTATGCGGCCACGGTAGCGGATACCGCCGGACTGCGCGAAACCCCCGACGAGATCGAGGCGGAAGGAGTACGGCGGGCCCTGGCGCGGGCCGAAGCGGCCGACCTGACGCTTGTCCTGGCCGATGCCGGGGAGGGGGAGGCCGGTCGCGCGGCGATGCAACGGTATCTGGCCGAGGACACTGCGCTGGCCGTGGCCACCAAGATCGATCTGATCGACGGACTGGTCCCCGAACCGTGGATCGGCCTGTCGACCCGGACCGGGGCGGGGACCCAGGCCTTCATGGCCGCCCTGGCCGCGGCCTTGGCCGAACGGATGGATCGGGTGGGTTCGGTGGCGCTGAACCGGGCGCGTCATCGCGAGGCGGTGGCCGTTTCCCGCGATGCCGTACGGCGCTGTCGGGAGGGTCTCGCCTCTGGCGTGCCGCTGGAAATCGCGGCGGAGGATCTGCGTCTCGCCGCCGCCTCGCTGGGGCGGGTGTTGGGCCGCGTGGATGTGGAGGAGATTCTGGACCGGATCTTCGGGGAATTCTGTCTGGGCAAATAG
- a CDS encoding murein transglycosylase A, which yields MSPKNKSGLRALAASLLLGALAACSADQPPETSDGGTLQLARAGFADLPGWSDDDVAAAVPAMRRSCSRMLRGDDSKPLGPGIRFGTVGDWRASCSAMETVAPGDTAAARAVFEEQFTVWKATDSEPDNDLFTGYYEPELSGARVDTAPYSVPIFPRPDDLILVDLGDFRDSMKGERIAGRIEGFRLKPYDSRAEIEAGSLSGKVQPILYLADPIDAFFLHIQGSGLIRLPDGSRTRVGYDGHNGHIYFPIGRHLISEGLVPKEEMSMQAIRAWLDAHPDQMHAVMNLNPSYIFFRELTGEGPIGAQGVALTAQRSLAVDRTKHALGVPIWVDIDYGSEGGLRRLMVAQDTGGAIRGPIRGDFFWGSGDAAGEKAGAMAAPGRMWLLLPVGVNPNAVPPASAAPAS from the coding sequence GTGTCCCCGAAGAATAAGAGCGGCCTCCGCGCACTCGCGGCCTCGCTGCTGCTGGGCGCGCTGGCGGCCTGTTCGGCCGATCAGCCGCCGGAAACCTCCGACGGCGGTACCCTCCAGCTGGCGCGGGCCGGCTTCGCCGATCTGCCCGGCTGGTCCGACGACGACGTCGCCGCCGCGGTCCCGGCCATGCGGCGCTCCTGCTCCCGGATGCTGCGCGGAGACGACTCCAAGCCGCTCGGCCCGGGCATCCGCTTCGGCACCGTCGGCGATTGGCGGGCGTCCTGTTCGGCAATGGAGACTGTCGCACCGGGCGACACCGCCGCCGCCCGCGCCGTGTTCGAGGAACAGTTCACCGTCTGGAAGGCCACGGATTCAGAGCCGGACAACGATCTGTTCACCGGCTATTACGAGCCGGAGCTGTCCGGCGCGCGGGTCGATACCGCGCCGTATTCCGTGCCGATCTTTCCGCGTCCCGACGATCTGATCCTGGTGGATCTGGGCGATTTCCGCGACAGCATGAAGGGCGAGCGCATCGCCGGCCGGATCGAAGGCTTTCGCCTGAAGCCCTATGACAGCCGGGCCGAGATCGAAGCCGGGTCCTTGTCCGGCAAGGTGCAGCCGATCCTGTATCTGGCCGATCCGATCGACGCGTTCTTCCTGCATATTCAGGGCTCCGGCCTGATCCGCCTGCCGGACGGGAGCCGCACGCGGGTCGGCTATGACGGCCATAACGGCCACATCTATTTCCCCATCGGCCGCCATCTCATCAGCGAGGGGCTGGTGCCGAAGGAGGAGATGTCGATGCAGGCGATCCGGGCCTGGCTGGATGCCCATCCGGACCAGATGCACGCGGTGATGAACCTCAATCCGTCCTACATCTTCTTCCGGGAATTGACCGGCGAGGGGCCGATCGGCGCCCAGGGCGTGGCGCTGACGGCGCAGCGCTCCCTTGCGGTCGACCGCACGAAACATGCGCTCGGCGTGCCGATCTGGGTCGATATCGACTATGGGTCGGAGGGCGGATTGCGGCGGCTGATGGTGGCGCAGGATACCGGCGGCGCGATCCGCGGGCCGATCCGCGGCGATTTCTTCTGGGGATCGGGCGATGCAGCCGGCGAGAAGGCCGGCGCGATGGCCGCGCCCGGGCGGATGTGGCTGCTGCTGCCGGTGGGCGTCAATCCGAACGCCGTTCCGCCGGCCTCCGCCGCGCCGGCGAGCTGA
- a CDS encoding nucleoside triphosphate pyrophosphatase, producing the protein MTETKAPRLLGEAGGTLPVVLASGSRFRAELLRNAGVPFTIDVPGVDEGSVRDSLRAENATTEDVATVLAELKAIAISRKHPDALVIGSDQMLDCGGVWFEKPVDRDHAQATLKALSGKTHRLVTAVVVARAGSRIWHAMDSVTMRVRPLSDEFIERYLDVVGEDVFASVGAYQLEGLGAQLFTGVEGDYFTVLGLPLLQLLEFLRTHGVLAR; encoded by the coding sequence ATGACTGAGACCAAGGCTCCCCGCTTGCTGGGCGAGGCCGGCGGCACCCTTCCGGTGGTGCTCGCCTCGGGCAGCCGGTTCCGCGCCGAGTTGCTGCGCAACGCAGGCGTGCCCTTCACCATCGACGTCCCCGGCGTGGACGAGGGGTCGGTGCGGGACAGCCTGCGCGCGGAGAATGCGACGACCGAGGATGTGGCCACCGTGCTCGCCGAGCTGAAGGCCATTGCGATCTCGCGCAAGCACCCGGACGCCCTGGTCATCGGTTCCGACCAGATGCTGGATTGCGGCGGGGTCTGGTTCGAGAAGCCGGTCGACCGCGACCATGCCCAGGCCACGCTGAAGGCCCTGTCCGGCAAGACCCACCGGCTCGTGACCGCCGTGGTGGTCGCCCGTGCCGGCAGCCGGATCTGGCATGCGATGGACAGCGTGACCATGCGCGTCCGGCCGCTCTCGGACGAATTCATCGAAAGATATCTGGATGTTGTCGGGGAAGACGTGTTCGCTTCGGTCGGCGCCTATCAGCTCGAAGGCCTCGGCGCGCAGCTCTTCACCGGGGTGGAGGGGGACTATTTCACGGTCCTCGGCCTGCCCCTGCTGCAGCTTCTGGAGTTCCTGCGGACCCATGGTGTGCTCGCCCGATGA
- a CDS encoding FxsA family protein: MGLVILFILIGIPAVELWLLIEVGSEIGAGPTIALIILTAVLGTLLFRVQGLATLERLRAHIDRGETPVGEVVSGFGLLFAGLLLLIPGFATDALGFLLFIPPVRRWLATLLIAYIVSRGGSTIFVNLRGGQGPGPRAPGGPGDIIDGEFEDLSDRDSTGRPEDRNAGDTPPSLDRPPHDRPRD, from the coding sequence ATGGGCTTAGTCATTCTCTTCATTCTCATCGGTATTCCCGCAGTCGAGTTATGGCTGCTCATTGAGGTGGGCAGCGAGATCGGCGCCGGGCCGACCATTGCCCTCATCATCCTGACCGCGGTGCTGGGGACATTGCTGTTCCGCGTCCAGGGTCTGGCGACGCTGGAGCGGCTGCGCGCCCATATCGACCGGGGAGAGACGCCGGTCGGCGAAGTGGTGTCCGGGTTCGGACTGCTGTTCGCCGGTCTGCTGCTGCTGATCCCCGGTTTCGCGACGGACGCGCTCGGGTTCCTGCTGTTCATTCCGCCGGTGCGGCGATGGCTCGCCACGCTGCTGATCGCCTATATCGTTTCACGTGGCGGCTCGACGATCTTCGTGAACCTGCGCGGTGGGCAGGGCCCGGGGCCGCGCGCGCCGGGCGGGCCGGGCGACATCATCGACGGCGAGTTCGAGGACCTGTCGGACCGGGACAGCACCGGCAGACCGGAAGACCGGAACGCCGGCGACACCCCGCCCTCCCTCGACCGCCCCCCCCACGACCGACCCAGGGACTGA
- the coaE gene encoding dephospho-CoA kinase (Dephospho-CoA kinase (CoaE) performs the final step in coenzyme A biosynthesis.), whose product MIVVGLTGSIGMGKSTTANMFRRLGIPLHDSDAVVHAMMRPGGEAVAPIAAAFPEAVREGAVDRPALGARVFGDPVALRRLESIVHPLVGARTRRFLRQSRRHRRPIVVLDVPLLLEGSSHLLCDLVAVVSAPGFIQRQRVMARPGMTAQRLASILAKQMPDAEKRRRADRVIHTGLGRAYTMRSVKRLVTGLRRGLGDGKRAACGKSCSIRRRRVSTLRPATGS is encoded by the coding sequence ATGATCGTCGTCGGTCTGACCGGCTCCATCGGCATGGGCAAGAGCACGACGGCCAACATGTTCCGACGGCTCGGCATTCCGCTGCATGATTCCGACGCGGTCGTTCATGCGATGATGCGGCCTGGCGGCGAGGCGGTCGCTCCGATCGCCGCGGCGTTTCCCGAGGCGGTGCGCGAGGGCGCGGTGGACCGGCCGGCCCTGGGCGCCCGGGTGTTCGGGGATCCGGTCGCCCTGAGGCGGCTTGAATCGATCGTCCATCCGCTGGTCGGCGCCCGCACCCGCCGGTTTCTCAGACAGTCCCGCCGGCACCGCCGGCCCATCGTGGTTCTCGACGTCCCGCTTCTGCTGGAGGGCAGCAGCCATCTCCTGTGCGACCTTGTCGCCGTGGTCAGCGCCCCGGGCTTCATCCAGCGCCAGCGGGTGATGGCCCGACCCGGGATGACGGCACAGCGCCTGGCAAGTATCCTGGCGAAACAGATGCCGGACGCGGAGAAGCGCCGCCGGGCCGACCGGGTGATTCACACGGGGCTCGGCCGGGCCTATACCATGCGGTCGGTGAAACGGCTGGTGACCGGGCTCCGGCGCGGGCTCGGGGACGGAAAGAGGGCTGCATGCGGGAAATCGTGCTCGATACGGAGACGACGGGTCTCGACCCTGAGACCGGCGACCGGGTCGTAG
- the dnaQ gene encoding DNA polymerase III subunit epsilon codes for MREIVLDTETTGLDPETGDRVVEIGCLELINHVPTGRTLHHYFNPERDMPEEAFRVHGLSAEFLSGYPVFAALADEVMEFLGDATLVIHNASFDMKFLNKELQLLGRPPIPMARALDTVAMARRKYPGAQVSLDALCRRFEIDNSNRSLHGALIDADLLASVYLELIGGRQPDLMAPPAEENRGAAATGDGPKTIERIDRVYREPRPHAPSPEEAAAHAAFLEKLKSPLWLNGAGS; via the coding sequence ATGCGGGAAATCGTGCTCGATACGGAGACGACGGGTCTCGACCCTGAGACCGGCGACCGGGTCGTAGAAATCGGCTGTCTGGAGCTGATCAATCACGTCCCCACCGGACGCACGCTGCATCACTACTTCAACCCCGAGCGCGACATGCCGGAGGAGGCCTTCCGGGTCCACGGCCTGTCGGCGGAGTTCCTGTCCGGCTATCCGGTCTTCGCCGCGTTGGCGGACGAGGTGATGGAGTTCCTGGGCGACGCGACCCTGGTGATCCACAACGCCAGCTTCGACATGAAGTTCCTCAACAAGGAACTCCAGCTGCTGGGTCGTCCGCCGATCCCGATGGCCCGGGCCTTGGACACGGTCGCCATGGCCCGCCGCAAATATCCGGGTGCTCAGGTGAGCCTGGACGCCCTGTGCCGGCGTTTCGAGATCGACAATTCCAACCGGTCGCTTCACGGCGCGCTGATCGACGCCGATCTGCTGGCGTCGGTCTATCTTGAGCTGATCGGCGGGCGGCAGCCCGACCTGATGGCGCCGCCGGCCGAGGAGAACCGGGGGGCGGCCGCGACCGGAGACGGGCCGAAGACGATCGAGCGGATCGACCGGGTGTACCGCGAGCCGAGACCCCATGCGCCGAGCCCGGAGGAGGCGGCGGCCCATGCAGCCTTCCTGGAGAAGCTGAAAAGCCCGCTCTGGCTCAACGGCGCCGGGTCCTGA
- the secB gene encoding protein-export chaperone SecB — MSDTNLATDPNTMQATSMPLQINAQYIKDFSFENPRAPASLRPQSSQPRIDVNVDVQASKVSKDEELFEVVLKITATAKVENDPLFLADLTYAGLFTLQPMDENSLHAVLLVECPRLLFPFARAIVADATRDGGFPPLLIQPVDFASMYRQSKDSAIGTPVASA; from the coding sequence ATGTCCGACACAAACCTCGCCACCGACCCGAATACGATGCAGGCGACGTCGATGCCGCTGCAGATCAATGCGCAGTACATCAAGGACTTCTCCTTCGAGAACCCGCGCGCGCCGGCCAGCCTGCGCCCGCAGTCCTCGCAGCCGCGGATCGACGTCAACGTGGACGTCCAGGCGTCGAAGGTCTCCAAGGACGAAGAGCTGTTCGAAGTCGTCCTGAAGATCACCGCCACCGCGAAGGTCGAGAACGATCCGCTGTTTCTGGCGGACCTGACCTATGCCGGTCTGTTCACCCTGCAGCCGATGGACGAGAACTCTCTGCACGCCGTCCTGCTGGTCGAGTGCCCGCGCCTGCTGTTCCCGTTCGCCCGCGCCATCGTGGCCGACGCCACCCGCGACGGCGGGTTCCCACCGCTGCTGATCCAGCCGGTCGACTTCGCGTCGATGTACCGGCAGAGCAAGGACTCCGCCATCGGCACGCCGGTCGCCTCGGCCTAA
- a CDS encoding histidine phosphatase family protein: MYLLRHGESEFNVHFSKTRIDPGIEDPALTETGRAQAAAAAEHLRDLPIRRVVASPYRRTLQTAEIVAGRLGLAIEIEPLVRERCWFVCDVGTPTSKLRQDWPSLSFGDLPERWWPDGGENEEELGLRCSAFREKLGAETNWDDTVFVSHWAFIRGLTGMAVPNGTLLALHRGLAATIVHTSQSC, from the coding sequence ATGTACCTGCTGCGCCATGGCGAGAGCGAATTCAACGTCCACTTCTCCAAGACCCGCATCGATCCGGGCATCGAGGATCCCGCCCTGACCGAGACGGGCCGGGCCCAGGCCGCTGCGGCCGCGGAGCATCTTCGGGACCTGCCGATCCGCCGGGTCGTGGCCAGCCCCTATCGGCGGACCCTGCAGACCGCCGAGATCGTCGCCGGCCGGCTCGGCCTGGCCATCGAGATCGAGCCCCTGGTCCGCGAGCGCTGCTGGTTCGTCTGCGATGTGGGGACGCCGACCTCCAAACTGCGCCAGGACTGGCCGTCCCTCTCCTTCGGCGACCTGCCGGAGCGGTGGTGGCCCGACGGCGGCGAGAACGAGGAAGAGCTCGGCCTGCGCTGCAGCGCCTTCCGGGAGAAGCTGGGCGCCGAGACCAACTGGGACGACACCGTCTTCGTCAGCCATTGGGCCTTCATCCGCGGATTGACCGGCATGGCGGTGCCGAATGGTACCCTGCTTGCCCTGCACCGGGGGCTGGCCGCCACTATTGTCCACACTTCCCAGTCGTGTTAG
- a CDS encoding quinone oxidoreductase, which produces MVKAIRMHEQGGPEVMKLEDVDLPKPAAGQVQIKHSVIGLNYIDTYHRSGLYPLPLPSGIGMEASGTIEAVGDGVTDFAIGDRVAYAAPPPGSYAEARNQDASKVVKVPDSVSDKLAAAMMLQGMTVQYLIRQIYKVGPGDTILIHAAAGGVGLILCQWAKHLGATVIGTVSSDEKAELAKKNGCDHPIIYTRENFVDRVIEITDGKKVPVVYDSIGKDTWPMSLDCIAPTGMMVSFGQASGPIPPVDLGIFAAKGSLKFTRPTLMTYTATKPLLDACAADLFDVVGKGAVKVAVNQEYALADAVQAHIDLEGRKTTGSTVLIP; this is translated from the coding sequence ATGGTCAAAGCCATCCGCATGCATGAGCAGGGCGGCCCCGAGGTGATGAAGCTCGAGGACGTCGACCTGCCGAAGCCCGCCGCCGGCCAGGTGCAGATCAAGCACAGCGTCATCGGCCTGAACTACATCGACACCTATCACCGCTCGGGCCTGTACCCCCTGCCCCTGCCCTCGGGCATCGGCATGGAAGCCTCCGGCACCATCGAGGCGGTGGGCGACGGCGTCACCGACTTCGCCATCGGCGACCGGGTCGCCTATGCCGCCCCGCCGCCAGGCTCCTATGCCGAGGCGCGGAACCAGGACGCGAGCAAGGTCGTGAAGGTCCCGGACAGCGTCAGCGACAAGCTCGCCGCGGCGATGATGCTCCAGGGCATGACCGTGCAGTACCTGATCCGGCAGATCTACAAGGTCGGCCCGGGCGACACGATCCTGATCCACGCCGCCGCCGGCGGTGTCGGCCTGATCCTGTGCCAATGGGCGAAGCATCTGGGTGCCACGGTCATCGGCACGGTCAGCTCCGACGAGAAGGCCGAGCTCGCCAAGAAGAACGGCTGCGATCATCCGATCATCTACACCCGCGAGAACTTCGTGGACCGGGTGATCGAGATCACCGACGGCAAGAAGGTCCCGGTCGTCTATGACAGCATCGGCAAGGACACCTGGCCGATGAGCCTCGACTGCATCGCGCCCACCGGCATGATGGTGAGCTTCGGCCAGGCCTCGGGTCCGATCCCGCCGGTCGATCTCGGCATCTTCGCCGCCAAGGGCTCGCTGAAGTTCACCCGGCCGACCCTGATGACCTATACGGCGACAAAGCCGTTGCTCGACGCCTGTGCGGCGGACCTGTTCGACGTGGTCGGCAAGGGCGCGGTGAAGGTCGCGGTCAATCAGGAATACGCCCTGGCCGATGCGGTGCAGGCGCATATCGACCTGGAAGGCCGCAAGACCACGGGATCGACTGTTCTGATCCCGTAA
- a CDS encoding dienelactone hydrolase family protein translates to MSTVTVTAADGGSFSAYVAKPSSGTPTAAVVVIQEIFGVNQVMRDLTDAYAAQGYLAICPDLFWRIEPGIDITDKTEAEWQKAFDLFGKFDVDMGVKDLIATLAHVRGMDGCNGKAGSVGYCLGGKLAYLMATRSDADANVSFYGVGLDELIGEADKITRPYLCHVAEKDGFVPPEAQATFVPVLEANSHATVHVYKGQDHAFARVGGQHYDKASADLANGRTTEFFKAHLA, encoded by the coding sequence ATGTCCACCGTTACCGTCACCGCCGCCGATGGCGGCAGCTTCAGCGCCTATGTCGCCAAGCCGTCCTCCGGCACGCCGACCGCCGCCGTGGTCGTCATTCAGGAGATCTTCGGCGTGAACCAGGTCATGCGGGACCTGACCGACGCCTATGCCGCCCAGGGCTACCTGGCGATCTGCCCGGACCTGTTCTGGCGGATCGAGCCAGGGATCGACATCACCGACAAGACCGAGGCCGAATGGCAGAAGGCGTTCGACCTGTTCGGCAAATTCGACGTCGACATGGGTGTGAAGGACCTGATCGCCACCCTCGCCCACGTCCGCGGCATGGACGGCTGCAACGGCAAGGCCGGCTCCGTCGGCTACTGCCTGGGCGGCAAGCTGGCCTATCTGATGGCGACGCGCTCCGACGCGGATGCCAATGTCAGCTTCTACGGCGTCGGCCTGGACGAGCTGATCGGCGAGGCGGACAAGATCACCCGCCCCTATCTCTGCCACGTGGCCGAGAAGGACGGCTTCGTGCCGCCGGAGGCGCAGGCCACCTTCGTGCCGGTGCTGGAAGCCAACAGCCACGCCACCGTGCATGTCTACAAGGGCCAGGACCACGCCTTCGCCCGGGTCGGCGGCCAGCATTACGACAAGGCCTCGGCCGACCTGGCCAACGGCCGGACGACGGAATTCTTCAAGGCCCATCTGGCCTAA
- a CDS encoding MmcQ/YjbR family DNA-binding protein, which translates to MFDAYCAALPAAFHVVQWGGATVWKVGDGNQSKVFAIAGWGDGSRPAYTFKVSPVAYEMLREEPGLRPAPYLASRGMKWIQQYADPGLSDENLKAYLAESHRLAARNLTKKQRIALGLP; encoded by the coding sequence ATGTTCGACGCCTACTGCGCCGCCCTCCCCGCCGCGTTCCATGTGGTGCAGTGGGGCGGCGCCACGGTCTGGAAGGTCGGGGACGGTAACCAATCGAAGGTCTTCGCGATCGCCGGCTGGGGCGACGGGAGCCGCCCGGCCTATACGTTCAAGGTATCGCCGGTTGCCTATGAGATGCTGCGGGAGGAACCCGGATTGCGGCCGGCCCCCTATCTGGCCTCGCGCGGGATGAAATGGATCCAGCAATACGCGGACCCGGGGCTCAGCGACGAGAATCTGAAAGCGTATCTGGCGGAATCCCACCGGCTGGCCGCGCGCAATCTCACCAAGAAACAGCGGATCGCGCTGGGCCTGCCGTAA
- a CDS encoding pyruvate, water dikinase regulatory protein, producing the protein MSATDLLHLHLVSDATGETNHQIARACLVQFEDVRAKEHVWSLVRTGSYLDKVIAGVEANPGPVLFTLVDPELRRRLEEACRRIEVPCLPVLDPIVMTLANYMGRESHPRPGRQHEMDAAYFNRIEAMDFTLAHDDGQQVHDLEEADIVIVGVSRTSKTPTSLYLANRGYKTANVPIVPDVPPPDEIFHLKRPLVVAFTTDPARLIQVRRNRVLMLKQREETDYVAMEQVRKEVAEARRMFTKNGWPVIDVTRRSIEETSAAVLQHFEAREAGND; encoded by the coding sequence ATGAGCGCGACCGACCTTCTCCACCTGCATCTGGTGTCCGACGCGACCGGCGAGACCAATCACCAGATCGCCCGGGCCTGCCTGGTGCAGTTCGAGGATGTGCGGGCGAAAGAGCATGTCTGGTCGCTGGTCCGCACCGGCAGCTATCTGGACAAGGTGATCGCCGGGGTGGAGGCCAATCCGGGCCCGGTGCTGTTCACCCTGGTCGATCCCGAGCTGCGCCGCCGGCTGGAGGAGGCGTGCCGGCGCATCGAGGTGCCGTGCCTGCCGGTGCTCGATCCGATCGTGATGACCCTGGCCAACTACATGGGCCGGGAATCTCATCCCCGGCCGGGCCGCCAGCACGAGATGGACGCGGCCTATTTCAACCGCATCGAGGCGATGGACTTCACCCTGGCCCATGACGACGGCCAGCAGGTCCACGATCTGGAGGAGGCGGACATCGTCATCGTCGGCGTGTCGCGGACGTCGAAGACGCCGACCTCGCTCTATCTGGCCAACCGCGGATACAAGACCGCCAATGTGCCGATCGTCCCCGACGTCCCGCCGCCGGACGAGATCTTCCACCTGAAGCGGCCGCTGGTGGTCGCCTTCACCACCGACCCGGCCCGGCTGATCCAGGTCCGGCGCAACCGGGTGCTAATGCTCAAGCAGCGCGAGGAGACCGACTACGTGGCCATGGAACAGGTGCGCAAGGAAGTGGCGGAAGCCCGCCGCATGTTCACCAAGAACGGCTGGCCGGTGATCGACGTCACCCGGCGCTCCATCGAGGAGACCTCGGCCGCGGTTCTGCAGCATTTCGAAGCGCGCGAGGCCGGCAATGACTGA